The DNA segment CCCGGCCAGTGCGAGCAGGTGATTGGCGCCGTCGCGCCCGAGGTACGGGGCGAGGTAGCGTCCGATCAGGACCGCCGGCATGTGCCGCGGCGCATCCACCGATTCCTCGAGGAATGGAGTCAGCAGCGACGAGGCGCCAAAGAGCCCGCGCGACAGCCGCAGGGCGTGCTTGGCGGTGTCACGCTGCAGCTCGCGAATCGCCGGCCCCTGAATGTCGCCGAGCGGCGGCGCCCCGATCAGCACCAGCTTGGCCACGCGGTCACGACGAACCGTCGCCAGCGTCATCGCCACGATCGCGCCGACGTCGACCCCCACCACGGTGACCGTGGGGAGCTGCAGCGCCGTCAGGGCGCGGTCCAGGTAGTCGGCCTGCGCCCGCACCCCGAAGTCGGCGTCGAACGGGCGATCGGACTCCCCATAGCCAAAGAGGTCGACCGCGTACGCCGTCATCTGTCGAACCGCCAGCATCGGCGCGACGTGCCGCCAGAGGAAGGCGGACGTCCCGAATCCGTGCAGGAGGACCACCGGGGTCCCCCCGAAGCCGAACCGCTCCACGTGCATCGCCCCGGGGCCAACCGGGACGCGAAAGATGTCGGGATCGGAGGGGACGCTCACGCCGGGGAAAGTGAGGGCAGCGGACAGGACGGTCGCCCGCCATCAGCTCGAGCAGGCGAGGGGGAATCTAAGCACCGCGGTCCACCCCGGCGGTGTGCAACGGCGCGCCGCGGCGAATCGCCCGGTAATCGCAGGCGCGCCCTACTCCCTCGAACTCGCTCCTGCTCCTAGAATTCCCTCGTTGCGCGCGCGCCGGTCACCAGCATACGCGCACGGAGTCCCATCGACCGAGGCAGGAACCCATGTCCGAGCAGACGTACGACGAGGGGCGGTCGAGGAACCTGCAGGAATTGCTGCGCGCGCTGGCCGAGCGGATTCATTTTCTCGACCAGCGCGGAGCACTGCTCGACAATGCGGCAGAGTTGCAGAAGCTCCTCGGGGACATCCGCAGCGAGCTGTTCCACTACGAAGTGCGCTGCACGTACGACACCCCCGAGATCGCCGAACACAAACGCATCGTCGCCGATGCGAAGGAGCCGACAGAGGAGCAATGGCCAAGCAACCAGTGGATGCCGGACGAGGACGCGGACCCAACGTGGTGAAGAAGAGCGCCAAGGGTCGCCAGGGGAACTTCTACGCCATCCTGGGGCTCGTCGCCGCCCTCGTCGGCGTGTTCATCATCTATCGCGTCACGCAGCCGTCCGCGACCCCCGATAGCACGCGCGTCGATCCGTCGATCCCGCTCCCCACGGCGTCGGGATACCTGCTCGGACGCGAGGATGCACCGGTGCAGGTCCTCGAATTCGCCGACTTCGAATGCCCCGCGTGTGGGCAGTTCTACGTCCTCACCGAGCCCGATGTCCGGCAGCGCCTCATCGAGACGGGAGAGATCAGCTACCGCTTCTTCGACTATCCGCTTCCCGGGCACAAGAACACTTGGCCGGCCTCGCACGCCGCCGCCTGCGCCAACGAGCAGGGGAAGTTCTGGCAGATGCACGACCTGATCTTCCAG comes from the Gemmatimonadota bacterium genome and includes:
- a CDS encoding alpha/beta hydrolase, translating into MSVPSDPDIFRVPVGPGAMHVERFGFGGTPVVLLHGFGTSAFLWRHVAPMLAVRQMTAYAVDLFGYGESDRPFDADFGVRAQADYLDRALTALQLPTVTVVGVDVGAIVAMTLATVRRDRVAKLVLIGAPPLGDIQGPAIRELQRDTAKHALRLSRGLFGASSLLTPFLEESVDAPRHMPAVLIGRYLAPYLGRDGANHLLALAGALEEEELEELSPPGIRQETLVVRGTRDRWCTKAIAENLADQLPSGRYETVDEVGHLVPEEAPEVLAELVWRFVHGGSAARERSPDAARNFGGRS
- a CDS encoding DsbA family protein; this encodes MAKQPVDAGRGRGPNVVKKSAKGRQGNFYAILGLVAALVGVFIIYRVTQPSATPDSTRVDPSIPLPTASGYLLGREDAPVQVLEFADFECPACGQFYVLTEPDVRQRLIETGEISYRFFDYPLPGHKNTWPASHAAACANEQGKFWQMHDLIFQGQDQWNGEATSRPKGVFKGYAETIGLDVGKWEQCFDDQKFLRNIQSHRAEAERRMVGSTPTFIIGSRMVPGSISFDKFKAYVDSAKAELPPAAAAPAADTAAKP